The proteins below are encoded in one region of Oncorhynchus masou masou isolate Uvic2021 chromosome 15, UVic_Omas_1.1, whole genome shotgun sequence:
- the LOC135555311 gene encoding speckle-type POZ protein-like, translated as MFEHEMEESKKNRVEINDVEPEVFKEMMCFIYTGKAPNLDKMADDLLAAADKYALERLKVMCEDALCTSLSVENTAEILILADLHSADQLKTQAVDFINYHAAEVMETSGWKSMVASHPHLVAEAYRSLASAQCPFLGPPRKRLKQS; from the exons aacCGTGTGGAGATCAACGATGTGGAGCCCGAGGTGTTCAAGGAGATGATGTGCTTCATCTACACGGGCAAAGCCCCCAACCTAGACAAGATGGCTGACGACCTGCTGGCTGCGGCTGACAAG TATGCTCTGGAGAGGCTGAAGGTGATGTGTGAGGATGCTCTGTgcaccagtctgtctgtggaGAACACTGCAGAGATCCTCATCCTGGCAGACCTGCACAGTGCAGACCAACTCAAAACACAGGCTGTGGACTTCATCAACTA cCATGCTGCTGAGGTGATGGAGACATCTGGCTGGAAGTCCATGGTGGCATCCCACCCCCACCTGGTGGCTGAGGCCTATCGCTCCCTGGCCTCGGCCCAGTGCCCCTTCCTGGGACCCCCACGCAAACGCCTTAAACAGTCCTAG